The Populus alba chromosome 6, ASM523922v2, whole genome shotgun sequence genome contains a region encoding:
- the LOC118032206 gene encoding glucan endo-1,3-beta-glucosidase 5, with product MSWLPRTLLYLVFVVILLSGSFPVGESAIGVNWGTISFHRLKPSTVVDLLKDNKIKKVKLFDADPDALTALMGSGIEVMVGIPNEMLAALSSSTDASDLWVRQNVSRYVVKGGADIRYVAVGNEPFLTSYSGQFQSFVVPALLNLQQSLVKANLAGYVKLVVPCNADAYESSLPSQGAFRPELTQIMTQLVSFLNSNGSPFVVNIYPFLSLYGNSDFPQDYAFFEGSTHPVTDGSNVYYNAFDGNFDTLVSALNKLGYGQIPIVIGEVGWPTDGAFGANLSAARFFNQGLINHVLSNKGTPLRPRVPPMDIYLFSLLDEGAKSVLPGNFERHWGIFSFDGQAKYALNLGLGNRLLENAKNVEYLPSRWCVADPSKDLTNVANHMRIACSVADCTTLDYGGSCNGIGAKGNISYAFNSYYQLQMQNAQSCDFDGLGMVTFLDPSVGDCRFLVGVTDHKKSIAFRPPHRRTTIWTSILWWVWFFLML from the exons ATGTCATGGTTACCACGAACTCTGCTTTATCTGGTTTTTGTAGTAATATTGCTATCAGGGTCATTTCCAGTGGGAGAATCAGCTATAGGAGTTAATTGGGGGACAATTTCATTTCACAGGTTGAAGCCCTCGACAGTGGTGGATCTGTTGAAAGACAACAAGATAAAGAAAGTGAAGTTGTTTGATGCAGATCCAGATGCGCTAACTGCTTTAATGGGGAGTGGGATTGAAGTCATGGTTGGGATTCCTAATGAGATGTTGGCTGCTCTTAGCTCTTCAACTGATGCTTCTGATTTGTGGGTTAGGCAGAATGTTTCTAGATATGTTGTTAAAGGTGGTGCTGATATCAG GTATGTTGCAGTGGGAAACGAGCCATTCCTCACAAGTTACTCAGGtcaatttcaatcttttgtTGTCCCTGCTCTGCTCAATCTACAACAGTCTTTGGTCAAAGCAAATCTTGCTGGCTATGTAAAGCTAGTTGTCCCTTGCAACGCTGATGCTTATGAgtcttctcttccttctcaaGGGGCATTCCGACCTGAACTAACTCAAATTATGACTCAACTTGTGTCCTTCCTCAACTCAAATGGCTCACCTTTTGTTGTGAATATCTACCCATTTCTTAGCTTGTATGGGAACTCAGATTTTCCACAAGATTATGCGTTCTTTGAGGGGAGTACCCATCCTGTTACAGATGGGTCTAATGTTTACTACAATGCTTTTGATGGGAATTTCGACACTTTAGTTTCAGCACTCAACAAACTTGGATATGGTCAGATACCCATAGTTATCGGGGAGGTGGGCTGGCCAACTGATGGAGCCTTTGGTGCAAACCTCAGTGCAGCAAGGTTTTTCAACCAGGGGCTCATAAATCATGTCTTGAGTAACAAAGGAACCCCTCTGAGACCTCGTGTCCCTCCCATGGATATTTATCTTTTCAGCCTACTTGATGAAGGAGCAAAGAGTGTACTTCCTGGAAACTTTGAAAGACATTGGGGGATTTTCTCATTTGATGGCCAGGCTAAATATGCACTGAACCTTGGTTTGGGTAACAGGTTACTAGAGAATGCGAAGAATGTTGAGTATCTCCCATCAAGGTGGTGTGTGGCAGACCCCTCTAAAGATCTGACAAACGTGGCCAACCACATGAGAATTGCCTGCAGTGTTGCAGATTGCACAACACTTGATTATGGTGGATCGTGCAATGGAATTGGGGCAAAAGGAAATATCTCTTATGCATTCAACAGTTACTATCAGCTCCAGATGCAAAATGCACAAAGCTGTGATTTCGATGGGCTTGGGATGGTGACATTTCTAGACCCATCAGTTGGTGATTGCAGGTTTCTTGTTGGAGTGACTGATCATAAGAAATCAATAGCTTTCAGACCACCTCATAGGAGGACCACCATTTGGACTTCTATCCTGTGGTGGGTGTGGTTCTTTCTAATGTTGTAA
- the LOC140955735 gene encoding vicilin Cor a 11.0101-like, whose protein sequence is MACPHHSTSSGSSSPTYQNISSHLRRGTIFIAPASYPVAIVASNNSTLKLLCFEVNAQANIRYTLAGKGNVIDAMHIEAKELAFGVAGIEVEQIFRNQMDCFFFPGPSTRQQRQGSRADT, encoded by the exons ATGGCATGTCCTCACCACTCCACCTCCTCTGGTTCGAGCAGTCCAACTTACCAAAATATAAGCTCGCACTTGAGGCGTGGAACCATCTTCATTGCCCCTGCCAGCTATCCGGTGGCTATCGTGGCTTCCAATAACAGTACTCTCAAACTTCTATGCTTTGAGGTTAATGCACAAGCAAACATAAGATACACTCTCGCAg GGAAAGGGAACGTTATTGATGCAATGCACATAGAAGCGAAAGAGTTGGCCTTTGGTGTAGCAGGAATAGAAGTAGAACAAATTTTCAGGAACCAAATGGACTGCTTCTTCTTTCCTGGGCCAAGCACCCGGCAACAGAGACAAGGCAGCCGTGCTGATACATGA
- the LOC118032204 gene encoding vicilin Cor a 11.0101 isoform X2: protein MVRKQLEISLLVSLTCLLLFPSIFTVRANTSTRTSSTTTTLQTSDHQVLDYKIQDQRGDQEEGGGHKDLEDEEEEINPYVFEYDRDFVSRVKTEHGRVDVLQQFTKNSNLLSALANYRVEILEVNPLTFITPAHIDADFVLFVVKGGGDSESFFEAFSWDLVEAALNTERGRLEKIFKQQQGKIMNATKQQIEALSQDEEGVRGSNGAWPFPSNVPGSPFNLFKKGAIKSNNYGDLYEADPRDFKPLEYLNLIVSFANITQAWIYGWTLPLKGSQDIHCCGR from the exons TCTTTAACATGCCTCCTGCTATTTCCATCCATATTTACAGTGCGTGCAAATACAAGCACACGCACTagtagtactactactactctTCAGACATCCGATCATCAAGTACTGGACTATAAGATACAAGACCAACGAGGGGATCAAGAAGAGGGAGGAGGACACAAGGACCTGGAGGATGAAGAAGAGGAGATCAATCCTTATGTGTTTGAATACGATAGGGATTTTGTTTCTAGAGTCAAGACCGAACACGGAAGAGTTGATGTTCTTCAACAATTCACCAAGAACTCAAATCTTCTTAGTGCGCTAGCGAATTACCGTGTTGAAATTCTTGAAGTTAATCCTCTAACATTCATAACCCCTGCCCACATAGATGCTGATTTTGTTCTCTTCGTTGTTAAGG GTGGTGGAGACTCAGAGTCTTTCTTCGAGGCATTCAGCTGGGATTTAGTCGAGGCTGCTCTTAAT ACTGAGAGAGGAAGGCTGGAGAAAATCTTCAAACAACAGCAAGGAAAAATCATGAATGCCACCAAGCAACAGATCGAGGCCTTGAGCCAAGATGAGGAAGGTGTCCGTGGCAGCAATGGCGCTTGGCCTTTCCCCTCTAATGTGCCAGGCAGTCCATTCAATCTTTTCAAGAAGGGTGCTATTAAAAGCAACAACTACGGGGATCTCTATGAAGCCGATCCTAGAGATTTCAAGCCACTTGAATACCTTAATCTTATAGTCTCTTTTGCCAACATCACTCAAGCAT GGATCTATGGCTGGACCCTTCCACTCAAAGGCAGCCAAGATATTCATTGTTGTGGAAGGTGA
- the LOC118032204 gene encoding vicilin Cor a 11.0101 isoform X1 yields MVRKQLEISLLVSLTCLLLFPSIFTVRANTSTRTSSTTTTLQTSDHQVLDYKIQDQRGDQEEGGGHKDLEDEEEEINPYVFEYDRDFVSRVKTEHGRVDVLQQFTKNSNLLSALANYRVEILEVNPLTFITPAHIDADFVLFVVKGRGAITVIHEEIKRETSNLECGDIFRVHADTTFYMVNRDEYEKLYVAKILFPVNLPGNYEAFYGAGGGDSESFFEAFSWDLVEAALNTERGRLEKIFKQQQGKIMNATKQQIEALSQDEEGVRGSNGAWPFPSNVPGSPFNLFKKGAIKSNNYGDLYEADPRDFKPLEYLNLIVSFANITQAWIYGWTLPLKGSQDIHCCGR; encoded by the exons TCTTTAACATGCCTCCTGCTATTTCCATCCATATTTACAGTGCGTGCAAATACAAGCACACGCACTagtagtactactactactctTCAGACATCCGATCATCAAGTACTGGACTATAAGATACAAGACCAACGAGGGGATCAAGAAGAGGGAGGAGGACACAAGGACCTGGAGGATGAAGAAGAGGAGATCAATCCTTATGTGTTTGAATACGATAGGGATTTTGTTTCTAGAGTCAAGACCGAACACGGAAGAGTTGATGTTCTTCAACAATTCACCAAGAACTCAAATCTTCTTAGTGCGCTAGCGAATTACCGTGTTGAAATTCTTGAAGTTAATCCTCTAACATTCATAACCCCTGCCCACATAGATGCTGATTTTGTTCTCTTCGTTGTTAAGG GACGTGGGGCTATAACTGTGATCCATGAGGAGATAAAGAGAGAGACCTCAAACCTGGAATGTGGAGATATCTTCAGAGTTCATGCTGATACTACTTTTTATATGGTTAATCGAGATGAATATGAGAAACTTTATGTCGCGAAGATCCTTTTCCCGGTCAATCTTCCTGGCAACTACgag GCATTCTATGGAGCAGGTGGTGGAGACTCAGAGTCTTTCTTCGAGGCATTCAGCTGGGATTTAGTCGAGGCTGCTCTTAAT ACTGAGAGAGGAAGGCTGGAGAAAATCTTCAAACAACAGCAAGGAAAAATCATGAATGCCACCAAGCAACAGATCGAGGCCTTGAGCCAAGATGAGGAAGGTGTCCGTGGCAGCAATGGCGCTTGGCCTTTCCCCTCTAATGTGCCAGGCAGTCCATTCAATCTTTTCAAGAAGGGTGCTATTAAAAGCAACAACTACGGGGATCTCTATGAAGCCGATCCTAGAGATTTCAAGCCACTTGAATACCTTAATCTTATAGTCTCTTTTGCCAACATCACTCAAGCAT GGATCTATGGCTGGACCCTTCCACTCAAAGGCAGCCAAGATATTCATTGTTGTGGAAGGTGA